The window TGCGCAGTGCCAGCCCGCTGCAGATGCTGCAACGCCTGTCACGCAACCTGCGCCAGTTGCATATAAGCAACGACAACCACCTGGCGGCACTGATCGATGCCGAGCGGGTCATGCAACTGGGCCCGGTGCAGGTCAGCGACTATGTGACTCGCGCTTCGCTATACCAGCATCTGGATTGCCCGCAGGCCGAGCGCTTTGATCTGGAGCATGCGTTATTGCTGACAGAGGACCCGGTCCAGCGCCTGAAGCTTTCCGAACGTATCGGCAAGCTTCCGGCGGCGAACCGTTCCATTCACTGAGCCGGGCTGTCCGGCTGCAGGGCGGGGTGGGCCTGGGCGAACGCCGCGTGCTCGGCCGCAAGGGCGGCAACCCGAAGGATGCGCGGGAAACTGTCGAGGTCGATGTTGAAGCGTTCGGCCGCGTACAACTGCGGGATCAGATAGACATCCGCCAGGCCCGGCTCATCGCCGAAGCAGAAGCCATGATCGCCTATCAGTTGCTCAACTGCCGCCAGCCCTTGGCTGATCCAGTGACCAATCCACTGGTTGACCTGGCTTTCGTCCTGGCCGGCCTGGCGCAGCCGGTTGAGCACGCTTACGTTGTGCAGCGGGTGGATGTCGCAGCCGATGATCGCCGCCACGCCCCGTACCTTGGCGCGCGCCTCGGCCGCAGAAGGCAGCAGCGCGGGCTGTGGATAAACCTCCTCCAGGTACTCGATGATCGCCGGCGACTGCACCAGCAGCTCACCGCCATCGGTGCGCAAGGCCGGCACGCGGCCCTGCGGGTTGACCGCGACATAGCCCGAACCGCGCTGCTCACCCTGCAACAGGTTGACCGGCACGGACTGGTAGGCCAGCCCCTTCAGCGCCAGGGCAATGCGCACCCGGTAGGACGAGGTGGAACGGTAATAGGTGTACAGCTCCATGCCCGTGCCTCCTCAGTTGGCCGCGATGACCGTGCCGCGGCATTCACCGAAACCGATGCTGGCCACGCCATCACGCACGCAGCGGGCACGCAGGATGATCTCGTCGCCGTCTTCGAGGAACTTGCGCACCTCGCCACTGGCCAGTTCCACCGGGTGCTTGCCCCCTTCGGTTATCTCCAGCAGGCTGCCGAACGAACCTGGAGTGGCGCCCGACAGCGTGCCCGAACCGAACAGGTCGCCCGGTTGCAACTGGCAGCCGTTGACGCTGTGGTGCGCGACCAGCTGCGCCACGGTCCAGTACATGCTGCGGGTGTTGCTCAGGGTCAGGCGGTGCGGGGCAAGATCCTGCTCGCGCATGCGCTCGGTCAGCAGCAGTACCTCAAGCTCGATATCGAATGCACCAGCGGCCTGGTCGCGCTTGTCCAGCAGGTACGAAAGTGGCTGCGGGTCGCCTTCCGGGCGTGAGGGCTGGGCACAACGGAACGGCTCAAGCGCTTCGGCGGTAACTACCCAAGGCGAGATGGTGGTGATGAAGCTCTTGGACAGGAACGGCCCCAGCGGCTGGTATTCCCAGGCCTGGATATCGCGCGCCGACCAGTCGTTGAGCAGGCACAGGCCAGCCACGTGCTCGGCGGCATCGCCTACCGGGATCGCCTGACCAATGTCGTTGCCCTGGCCGATCCAGATACCCAGCTCCAGCTCGTAGTCCAGGCGCGCGCAGGGGCCGAAGCTTGGCTCGGTGTGCCCGGCCGGCAGCGTCTGGCCCTTGGGCCGGCGCACATCGGTGCCGGACGGGCGGATGGTCGAGGCACGGCCGTGATAACCGATCGGCACGTACTTGTAGTTGGGCAGCAGCGGGTTGTCGGGGCGGAACAGCTTGCCCACGTTCTTGGCGTGCTCGATGCCCACGTAGAAGTCGGTGTAGTCACCGATCTGCGCCGGTACATGCAGCTGGCAGGCGCTGGCCGGGTACAGGGCGGCCTGCAGTGCCGCCTTATGTTCACTGTGTTCGCCCAGCAGCACCAGCAGGCGCTCGCGCAGGGCGACGCGGGCACCGCGGCCGAGGGCGAAGAATGCGTTCAAGACCCCACCACGGGTGGCCTCGACCGCGGCCTTGGCGGCACCGTCGAACAGGCCTGCGGCCAGCACCGCCTCCAGGTCGAGGATCGCGTCGCCGATGGCCACGCCACAGCGCTTGGCTTCACCCGGCCGGCTGAAGATGCCCAACGGCAGGTTCTGCAGCGGGAAGTCGCTGTGCCCGTTGGCGTGCTCGACCCAGCTACGGGCAATGGCGGTCTGATTCATGGGTTATCTCCGGTTCGGGTTGAAGGTGCTCGGCAAGGTGGCCCAGCAACTATCGTAGTCGGCCTGCAACTGCGGGCATTCAAGGGCTTGCAGGCTCGGGCGCAGCACCTGGCTGGTCTCGAACATGAAGGCCATGGTGTTGTCGATCTTGTGCGGTGCCAGGTCGGCAGCAATAGCCTTTTCGCAGGTTTCGGCGTCGGGGCCATGGGCGCTCATAACCCCGTGCAGCGAGGCGCCACCCGGCAGGAAGCCCTCGGCCTTGGCGTCGTAGGCACCATTGATCAGGCCCATGAACTCGTTCATCAGGTTGCGGTGGAACCATGGTGGACGGAAGGTGTTCTCGGCCACCATCCAGCGTGGCGGGAAGATCACGAAGTCCATGTTGGCCATGCCATGCACGCTGGTCGGCGAGGTCAGCACAGTGAAGATCGACGGGTCCGGGTGGTCGAAGCTGACCGTACCGATGGTGTTGAAGCGACGCAGGTCGTACTTGTACGGCACGTTGCTGCCATGCCAGGCGACCACGTCCAGTGGCGAGTGCTGCAGTTCGCAGGCCCAATGTTCGCCCAGGAACTTCTGCACCAGCTGCACCGGGCCATCGGCCTCTTCGTAGCGCGCCACAGGGGTGAGGAAGTCGCGCGGGTTGGCCAGCCCGTTGCTGCCGATCGGGCCCAGGTCCGGGATGCGCAGCGGCGCGCCGTGGTTTTCGGCGATATAGCCGCGGGCCTCGCCGTCGAGCAGTTCCACCCGAAACTTCATGCCACGCGGGATGACCGCGATTTCCAGCGGCTCGACTTCCATCACCCCCAGTTCGGTGGCAATGCGCAGGCGGCCCTGTTGCGGCACCAGCAGTAGTTCACCGTCGGCGTTGAAGAACACCCGCTCCATCGACCGGTTGGCGCGGTAGATGTAGATGCTCACGCCGGCCGGTTTTTCCGCAGCGGCGTTGGCCACCATGGGCAGCCAGCCCTCGATGAAATCGGTCGGTTCGACGGGGATCGGCTGGGGGTTCCAGCGCAGGCGGTTGGGGGTGATGGCCCCCAGCGGGCCGGTCAGCGGCTGGCGCGCCAGGCGCTCGAAACGGGGATGCAAGGCAGATGGGCGAATACGGTACAGCCACGTGCGGCGCAGTTCGCTGCGGGTCATGGTGAACGCCGTCCCCGAGAGCAGCTCGGCGTACAGCCCATAGGGCGCCTTCTGCGGCGAGTTCTGCCCGACCGGCAAGGCCCCTGGCAGCGCTTCGCTGGCAAACTCGTTGCCGAAGCCGCTGAGGTAGTGAAGGTCGGGTGACGTATCGCGATTCATCGATGCCTCCGGGCTCTGGCCGAGCCGTTGCTGGCAGCTGGCTGCTGGCCCGGGGCGGGGTGGCAGCGCGTCTGCATTGTTTTTATCGTAATCAGATTACGAATAACGTAATTTGCTACGGGCAATGCGTCAAGCTATAAAGGCGCGACTCGAAGAATCCGGAAGAAGATGTCCATGGCAAAAGCCAGCTCCCCCGCCGACAACGGCAAGCAGAAAGTCCGCTCGGCGGAGGTCGGCACCGACATCCTGAAGGCTCTTGCCGAGCTCTCCCCGTCCACCTCCCTGTCGCGTCTGGCGGAACATGTGCAGATGCCAGCGAGCAAGGTGCACCGTTACCTGCAGGCGTTGATCGCCAGCGGTTTTGCCGAACAGGATGCGGCCACCAACCATTACGCCCTGGGGCGCGAGGCTCTTCGGGTAGGGCTGGCGGCGCTGGGCAGCATCGATGTGCTGAAGATTGCCGCGCTGCCATTGTCACAGCTGCGCGATGAACTGAACGAGAGCTGCTTCGTTGCCGTATGGGGCAACCAGGGCGCGACAGTGGTCAGCATCGAGCCGGCAGTACGCGCGGTCACGGTGGTAACGCAGATCGGCTCGGTTCTGCCGCTGCTCACTTCGTCCACCGGGCTGGTGTTCGCCGCCTATCTTCCCCAGCGCGAGACCGTGGAATTGCGTGACCGGGAACTGGCCGCCCTGCAGCACAGCGCCGCCGACTACCAGGCAGTACTGGCGGGCATTCGTGAACGTGGCCTGCACCATGTGCACGGGCTGTTGATGCCGGGCGTGGATGCGCTGTCGGCCCCGGTGTTCAATGCCATGGGGCAGATCGCCGCGGTGATGACGGTGGTCGGGCCGACCTCGATCTTCCATGCCGACGAGCATGGTCCGGCGGCGCAACGGTTGCTGGCAGCAGCACGGGAAACCAGCTGGCGCATGGGCTATTCGCCCGCCAACTGAGCGCCTTCGGCACTATTGCCCGATACGTAAAGGTGAATGTCATAAGCGGCTATTTTTCCTGCAGGATCAGGCGCTTATTCTTACCTCACTGGCCGGCATGAAGGGCTCTCCCCCCCGCCTTTCAGGCCTGCGAGGTTCACCGACGTAGATTTTGAAGCTCCTTGATCTGACGTCTCGATTGGCCGCTGCGGCTTGCAGCGGCCTTTTTTATTTGCCCTGAAAATTTCCGTCGCCTGTGCTGGCCTCTTCGCGGGCTGGCCCGCTCCCACAGGGATATCACCAAGCCTGAGGGCAGTGATATCCCTGTGGGAGCGGGCAAGCCCGCGAAGAGGCCAGCACAGGTAGTACAAAGCTCAGCCCAGCGGATACTTCTGCAAGTTCGCCATCATCTGCTGCAACGCCTGCAAGCTGTCCTGTGGGTGCACTGCCCCGTCGAAGTCGCCAATCCGTGCCCAGTTCTCCGCCACCTGCTCCGGAGTAAAGCCTTCACGCGGATCGAAGCCTACCCCCAGGCTGCGCTCCCAACGCACCTTGCCCACCCAACCGCCACCCACTTCGAACAGCTCACCACTGCCCTGGCACTGCTCGCTGCCCAAATACACCACCAGCGGGCTGACCAGCTCAGGCTTGAGCCGCTCGAACACCTGGGGCGGGATCAACCCTTCGGTCATGCGGGTGCCACCCGTGGGGGCGATGGCGTTGACCAGGATGCCGTGCTTGCGCCCTTCGATCGCCAGGGTACGTGTCAGCCCATACAGGCCCAGTTTGGCCATGCCGTAATTGGCCTGGCCGAAGTTGCCGTAGATGCCGGACGTGGAAGCGGTGAAGATCACCCGCCCCCAGTTCTGCTCGCGCAGGTGCGGCCAGGCGGCGCGGGTG of the Pseudomonas asiatica genome contains:
- the maiA gene encoding maleylacetoacetate isomerase; this translates as MELYTYYRSTSSYRVRIALALKGLAYQSVPVNLLQGEQRGSGYVAVNPQGRVPALRTDGGELLVQSPAIIEYLEEVYPQPALLPSAAEARAKVRGVAAIIGCDIHPLHNVSVLNRLRQAGQDESQVNQWIGHWISQGLAAVEQLIGDHGFCFGDEPGLADVYLIPQLYAAERFNIDLDSFPRILRVAALAAEHAAFAQAHPALQPDSPAQ
- the fahA gene encoding fumarylacetoacetase, giving the protein MNQTAIARSWVEHANGHSDFPLQNLPLGIFSRPGEAKRCGVAIGDAILDLEAVLAAGLFDGAAKAAVEATRGGVLNAFFALGRGARVALRERLLVLLGEHSEHKAALQAALYPASACQLHVPAQIGDYTDFYVGIEHAKNVGKLFRPDNPLLPNYKYVPIGYHGRASTIRPSGTDVRRPKGQTLPAGHTEPSFGPCARLDYELELGIWIGQGNDIGQAIPVGDAAEHVAGLCLLNDWSARDIQAWEYQPLGPFLSKSFITTISPWVVTAEALEPFRCAQPSRPEGDPQPLSYLLDKRDQAAGAFDIELEVLLLTERMREQDLAPHRLTLSNTRSMYWTVAQLVAHHSVNGCQLQPGDLFGSGTLSGATPGSFGSLLEITEGGKHPVELASGEVRKFLEDGDEIILRARCVRDGVASIGFGECRGTVIAAN
- the hmgA gene encoding homogentisate 1,2-dioxygenase, which codes for MNRDTSPDLHYLSGFGNEFASEALPGALPVGQNSPQKAPYGLYAELLSGTAFTMTRSELRRTWLYRIRPSALHPRFERLARQPLTGPLGAITPNRLRWNPQPIPVEPTDFIEGWLPMVANAAAEKPAGVSIYIYRANRSMERVFFNADGELLLVPQQGRLRIATELGVMEVEPLEIAVIPRGMKFRVELLDGEARGYIAENHGAPLRIPDLGPIGSNGLANPRDFLTPVARYEEADGPVQLVQKFLGEHWACELQHSPLDVVAWHGSNVPYKYDLRRFNTIGTVSFDHPDPSIFTVLTSPTSVHGMANMDFVIFPPRWMVAENTFRPPWFHRNLMNEFMGLINGAYDAKAEGFLPGGASLHGVMSAHGPDAETCEKAIAADLAPHKIDNTMAFMFETSQVLRPSLQALECPQLQADYDSCWATLPSTFNPNRR
- a CDS encoding IclR family transcriptional regulator, with product MAKASSPADNGKQKVRSAEVGTDILKALAELSPSTSLSRLAEHVQMPASKVHRYLQALIASGFAEQDAATNHYALGREALRVGLAALGSIDVLKIAALPLSQLRDELNESCFVAVWGNQGATVVSIEPAVRAVTVVTQIGSVLPLLTSSTGLVFAAYLPQRETVELRDRELAALQHSAADYQAVLAGIRERGLHHVHGLLMPGVDALSAPVFNAMGQIAAVMTVVGPTSIFHADEHGPAAQRLLAAARETSWRMGYSPAN
- a CDS encoding SDR family oxidoreductase → MSEPVCLQDRVVIVTGAGGGLGRAHALLFAARGARVVVNDLGGSTHGEGASASAADRVVEEIRAAGGSAIANHDSVSHGARIVEQALDSFGRVDVLVNNAGILRDKTFHKMEDSDWEQVYQVHVEGAYKVTRAAWPHLREQNWGRVIFTASTSGIYGNFGQANYGMAKLGLYGLTRTLAIEGRKHGILVNAIAPTGGTRMTEGLIPPQVFERLKPELVSPLVVYLGSEQCQGSGELFEVGGGWVGKVRWERSLGVGFDPREGFTPEQVAENWARIGDFDGAVHPQDSLQALQQMMANLQKYPLG